In a genomic window of Syngnathus typhle isolate RoL2023-S1 ecotype Sweden linkage group LG4, RoL_Styp_1.0, whole genome shotgun sequence:
- the muc15 gene encoding mucin-15 codes for MERHFIITIHLLLFVHTFYFVSLKNTTDSPVHTFNNDWLRQQDLVANEEGENGQEGDVSHMGRGNNSSSVVYDEENDVEQNEIEAFDDLNVAITTEPPTSPNASTVQPELSDDKTNITNTESKQSNVSKTEGGFMNSTTPAAIPDVDLLNENATISPDFANHTDTNNTTTLAPEILDFNENTTVNTTTIKTTTITTSGNETVSTNVTESNETNVTTTAATEMNTTSATSSSPDPFPLEPITVTTVAPETPEGNLTDKQASSGSSSNTGWPSETSTNKRNEAWGAILGTAVVVSLVGLVAYIILKKRHIKGFSHRKLVEEFPSEPVLRLDNGEPLDLNFGGSAYYNQGLQGDNIQMANLPRRQIK; via the exons ATGGAAAGGCATTTTATCATCACCATACACCTGCTGCTATTTGTTCATACTTTTTATTTCGTATCGCTCAAGAATACAACAGATTCCCCAGTGCACACTTTTAATAATGACTGGTTGCGTCAGCAAGATCTTGTTGCTAACGAGGAAGGAGAAAATGGGCAGGAAGGTGATGTGTCTCATATGGGAAGAGGCAACAATTCCAGCAGTGTAGTATATGACGAAGAGAATGACGTCGAGCAGAATGAAATCGAAGCATTCGACGATCTGAATGTTGCCATAACTACCGAGCCTCCCACTTCCCCAAATGCCTCAACAGTGCAACCTGAACTGTCAGATGATAAAACCAACATCACAAACACAGAATCAAAACAAAGTAACGTCAGCAAAACCGAGGGGGGGTTTATGAATTCAACCACACCTGCTGCGATTCCGGATGTTGATCTACTCAATGAAAACGCAACCATTTCTCCTGATTTCGCCAATCACACCGATACAAACAACACAACTACCTTGGCACCAGAGATCTTGGATTTCAATGAAAACACAACagtaaacacaacaacaattaaGACCACAACCATAACAACATCAGGGAATGAAACGGTGTCAACCAACGTAACAGAATCTAATGAAACCAATGTGACAACCACGGCAGCAACAGAGATGAACACAACATCTGCAACATCTTCATCACCAGACCCTTTTCCCCTGGAACCCATCACTGTGACAACCGTTGCTCCTGAAACACCTGAAGGCAACTTGACAGATAAACAGGCATCTTCAGGGAGCAGCTCAAACACAG GGTGGCCATCCGAGACCAGCACGAACAAACGAAATGAAGCGTGGGGAGCTATATTAGGTACAGCAGTGGTTGTATCCTTAGTGGGACTGGTGGCATACATCATCCTGAAAAAAAGACACATCAAAGGTTTCTCACACAGAAAACTGGTTGAGGAGTTCCCCTCTGAACCAG TTCTGAGATTGGACAACGGTGAACCTTTGGATCTGAATTTTGGTGGCTCAGCTTATTACAACCAGGGACTACAAGGAGACAACATTCAAATGGCGAACCTTCCTCGGCGTCAGATAAAGTAG